The following DNA comes from Nocardia sp. XZ_19_385.
GCAGCGACTGCTCGCCGGGACCGATGCGCGCGTGGTGGTGTCGTTCGGGGTGAACGACACCACCCACGAGAACGGCGGGCCGCGGGTCGATCCGGAAGGGTCGGCGGTCAACCTCACGAAACTGCTCGAGCAGGCGGCCGCACAAGCGTGGCAGGTGTTGATGGTCGCGCCGCCGCCGATCAGCGACGCCGAGCAGAACGCGCGGACCGCCGAGCTCGATGAGCGGTTCGCGGAGATCTGCGCGTCGGCCGAGGTGCCGTATATCCAGGTCCATCAGGCACTTCTGGGCAGCGAAGTGTGGATGCGTGAGGTGCGCGACGGGGATGGGGCGCATCCCGGTGCCGCGGGGTATGACGTCCTCGCCGCCCTGGTGTTGCCCCATTGGCGGGAGTGGCTGTCGCGCTAGTTCACGCTGTCGCGGACTCCGTTGTCGTCGCCTTGCCATTACTGCGCCCGGATACCAAAACGGCTTGCAGTGAGGTGTATTCGTAGTCGTCCAGCGGGAATCGCTGGTTGCCGCGGCGCGCTTCGAAGAATCCCGATGGCCGGATATATGTGCTGTCGCCCTGCGAGTTTCGGTAATAGGTCGGCACGTGCGCGTTGAGTTCGGCCAGGTAATAGCGCAGGAACGCCGCCCTGCGGTGAATGCGCTGATGGTAGGCATCGTGCACGGATTGGCGCACCTCCACCCTGGTCGCCTGACGACGGCGGGCTTCGGTGATGGCACGCACCGCGTGGTCCGCCGTCATTTCGACGAAGGCGTGCCAGCCGCTACCGGTCCACGAGTACGGCCCGACCAGCATCCAGCGGTTGGGCAGCCGCGGTAGCGCGACGCTCTGGTAAGCCTGGAGTCCTTGTTCGTTGTAGAACGCACTGAGATCGAAGCCGTTGGTGCCCACGATCATTCCGGGCCGATAGGTCTCCGGGTCGCAGAAGACCTCGTATCCGGTGGCGAGCACGATCATGTCGAACTCGTGCCGGGTGCCGTCGCCGGTTTCGATTCCGGTCGCGGTGATCGCCCGGATCGGGTCGGTGACCAGCGCGACATTGTCCCGGTTGAAAGCGAAGGTGAACCCGGACATGGTGGGGCGCTTGGCAATCGGACCGTAGTTCGGGGTGAGCGCCGCCGCCGTTTCCGGATCCCGCACCACCCGTCGCAGGTAGCGCCGGTACGCACCGATCGCGACATTGTCGAGGGTGCGCAGCGCGGGACGCACCAGCCACATCGGCGCGGTCACCCCCGCCCGCAACACCAGATCCACCGCGACCAGCACCCCGCCGTGAATCCCGGCCTGTACTCCCGGAATTCGGAGCATCGACTGCACGGCAGCGGGCACCTGCGCATCGGGCTTGGGCAACGACCACACCGGCGTGCGCTGGAAGACCGTCAGACTCGCGATCGAACGCGCCAGCGCGGGCACGATCTGCACCGAGCTGGCCCCGGTCCCGATCACCGCGACCCGCTTGCCGCGATAGTCGTAGTCGTCATCCCAATCGCTGGGCCGCTGCAGCTTGCCGTGGTAGTCCAGCAGCCCCGGAATGCCCGGATCCGCTTTGGGGTTCACGAACGCGCCGACCGCACTGATCACGTATCGCGCGGTGACCTCCCCGCCGCCGGCGAGATGCAAACGCCAGACATGCCGGTTCTCGTCCCATTCCTGGCGCGTCACCTCGGTGCCGAAGCGCAGGTGCGGATACAAACCGAACCGCCGCGCCACCTCGACGTGGTACGCCTTCACCTCGGCCCCGCGCGGAAAAACCCGGCTCCAGTCCGCTTTTCGCGCGAACGAATACTGATAGGCGAGCGCCGGGATATCGACACTGAGCCCGGGGTAATGGTTTTCGTGCCAGCTGCCGCCGACGTCATCGGCGCGCTCCAGAATCACGAAGTCGTCCAGCCCGGCGCGGATCAGCTTCACCCCCGCCGCGATCCCGCCGGGTCCCGCTCCGATGACGACGATCTCGTGGTCGTAGAGCTTCGTCATCGCTGCGCTCCTACAGTTTTCAGCTGTACCGGCGCGGCGGCCGTAGCCGGTCGCGCCGTGAAGGAGTAGTGGCTGAACGGGAAGTACTTATTGCCCAGCCACATCTCGAAGTGCGTGCTCGGCCGGATCGGCGCCGGATCACCCTGATAGTTCACGTAATAGGTGTTGGAGTCCGCGCACGCGTCCGACAGCCACATCGTCTGCGCACCCCGCTTCTGGCACTTCCGGAAGTAGGCGTCGTGCGGTTCCTGTTTGATCTCCACCGCCGTGGCCCCGCGGCGGCCCGCCTCCTTGATCGCCCGGGCCGCATGCCGGCTGGTGCACTCGATCATCGCGAGATACGAGCCTGCCGCGAACCCGTACGGCCCGGTGATCAGGAACATATTCGGGAATCGCGGCACGCTGACGCCCTGATAGGCCTGGTAGCGCTCGCGATCCCAGAACTCCCCCAGCTCCACGCCGTCCCGCCCGACCAGCGGATAGGGCGGGGTGAATCCCTTCTCCATGACCCGGAATCCGGTGGCGCACACCAGCACATCGATCTTGCGGAGCTTCCCGTCCGCGGTCACCACCCCGGTTTTGGTGATCTTCTGGATCGGGTCGGTCACCAGCTCGACATGCTCTTCGGTGAAGGTCCGCAGATACCGGTTGGACACCGAGGGCCGCTTACACCCGGGCGCATAGTCGGGCGTCAATTGTGCTGCCAGCGCGTCATTTCCGGGCAATTGTGCCTTGTAGAGCGCGCCGCCGCCGCGCTGCGCCAGTTTCACGACGCCCGGGATATAGCTGTGGAACACTCCGACACCGGAGATGCCGAAGTCGATGCCCAGGGTCACCGCGGCGCGGATCACCCGGCGCAGCGGACCCACATTGACCATGATGTTCTTGGCCAGTTCGGGGATCGGGAAATCGGCCTTCGGCACCACCCAAATCGGCCTGCGCTGGAACACCGTCAGCCGGGAGGCGACGTCGGCCAGCTCCGGAATCAATTGCAGCGCGGTCGCACCCGTCCCGATCACCGCGATCTGTTTACCCCGGTAGTCGTAGTCGTGGTCCCAGTCGGCGGTGTGCACGACTTTCCCCGCGAACTTGCCGATGCCCTCGATCTCGGGCAGCTTGGGGACCTCCAGCCCGCCGACCGCACCGACCACGAACCGCGAGGTGACTACCTCCCCGGTGTCGGTGCGCCCGCGCCACAGGTGCTGCTGCTCGTCCCATTCGCCGCCGACCACCTTGGTGTTCAACCGGATTCGGGAACGCAGCCCGTAGGCGTCGACCACCTGATCGGCATACGCCTTCACCTCCGCGCCCGGCGCGAACATCCGCGACCACTGCTTGGGCGGCTCATAGGAGAAGCTGTAGTAGACCGACGGAATGTCCACGGCCACACCGGGATAGGTGTTGGCATGCCAGGTGCCGCCGATATCGCTGTTCTTGTCGACGATGAGGAAATTGTGGATACCGGCCTTGCGCAGTTCCACCCCCATGCCGATGCCGCCGAAACCCGCCCCGATCACCACGACGTCGTAGTCGGGCCGTTCGCCCGACGCCGGTCGCTCCGCGCGCTGCAGTGCAGTCGACATGGTTACCTCCGTTGGTAGTCCACTATCGACGGTAGCACTGTCTGGGACGGATGGGAATCACCCGATTCGGCGGACCTCGGCCTGCTCCCGCCGCTCCCGCACACCGGCCAAATCGACAGGGCCGCTGGGCTTCCGTGGCTGCGCCTCCAGTGCTTCCTCCAGCTTCGGTAGCCAGCGCACGATCTCGTCTCGATACGGCCCTTCGGTTTCCAGCTGCGACAGCGTCCCGATCAAGGTCAGCGCCGACCGGGCGAACGGCGTGAAATAGGCGGGCATGGTCAATTGCCTTGTCACATTCGACAATTCGAGTTTCGTCGTCCGCTGGACCTGGGTGCGCAGCCACGGGGTGGTCAGTCGATATCTGGAACGACGAAAAGGCTCACTGGCGGCCTGCACCGTCTTGAACAACGCGTCGATATCGAAA
Coding sequences within:
- a CDS encoding GDSL-type esterase/lipase family protein encodes the protein MSGDVRVCFVGDSFVAGVGDPLLLGWAGRLGQRAVADGVQLTAYNLGVRRQTSADVLSRFGAECEQRLLAGTDARVVVSFGVNDTTHENGGPRVDPEGSAVNLTKLLEQAAAQAWQVLMVAPPPISDAEQNARTAELDERFAEICASAEVPYIQVHQALLGSEVWMREVRDGDGAHPGAAGYDVLAALVLPHWREWLSR
- a CDS encoding NAD(P)/FAD-dependent oxidoreductase translates to MTKLYDHEIVVIGAGPGGIAAGVKLIRAGLDDFVILERADDVGGSWHENHYPGLSVDIPALAYQYSFARKADWSRVFPRGAEVKAYHVEVARRFGLYPHLRFGTEVTRQEWDENRHVWRLHLAGGGEVTARYVISAVGAFVNPKADPGIPGLLDYHGKLQRPSDWDDDYDYRGKRVAVIGTGASSVQIVPALARSIASLTVFQRTPVWSLPKPDAQVPAAVQSMLRIPGVQAGIHGGVLVAVDLVLRAGVTAPMWLVRPALRTLDNVAIGAYRRYLRRVVRDPETAAALTPNYGPIAKRPTMSGFTFAFNRDNVALVTDPIRAITATGIETGDGTRHEFDMIVLATGYEVFCDPETYRPGMIVGTNGFDLSAFYNEQGLQAYQSVALPRLPNRWMLVGPYSWTGSGWHAFVEMTADHAVRAITEARRRQATRVEVRQSVHDAYHQRIHRRAAFLRYYLAELNAHVPTYYRNSQGDSTYIRPSGFFEARRGNQRFPLDDYEYTSLQAVLVSGRSNGKATTTESATA
- a CDS encoding NAD(P)/FAD-dependent oxidoreductase, whose translation is MSTALQRAERPASGERPDYDVVVIGAGFGGIGMGVELRKAGIHNFLIVDKNSDIGGTWHANTYPGVAVDIPSVYYSFSYEPPKQWSRMFAPGAEVKAYADQVVDAYGLRSRIRLNTKVVGGEWDEQQHLWRGRTDTGEVVTSRFVVGAVGGLEVPKLPEIEGIGKFAGKVVHTADWDHDYDYRGKQIAVIGTGATALQLIPELADVASRLTVFQRRPIWVVPKADFPIPELAKNIMVNVGPLRRVIRAAVTLGIDFGISGVGVFHSYIPGVVKLAQRGGGALYKAQLPGNDALAAQLTPDYAPGCKRPSVSNRYLRTFTEEHVELVTDPIQKITKTGVVTADGKLRKIDVLVCATGFRVMEKGFTPPYPLVGRDGVELGEFWDRERYQAYQGVSVPRFPNMFLITGPYGFAAGSYLAMIECTSRHAARAIKEAGRRGATAVEIKQEPHDAYFRKCQKRGAQTMWLSDACADSNTYYVNYQGDPAPIRPSTHFEMWLGNKYFPFSHYSFTARPATAAAPVQLKTVGAQR